One stretch of Prunus persica cultivar Lovell chromosome G1, Prunus_persica_NCBIv2, whole genome shotgun sequence DNA includes these proteins:
- the LOC18793375 gene encoding choline monooxygenase, chloroplastic has translation MEMAMTVMNAATLQPKPLRPKGPYLLPNPRRVINFKASSLHNPQVSSIGAPTLVGQFDPTIPIERAVTPPSSWYTDPSFYSLELDTLFYRGWQAAGYTEQIKNPGEFFTCRLGNAEFVVCRDGDGKLQAFHNVCRHHASLLAYGSGRKSCFVCPYHGWTYGLDGSLLKATRITGIQNFNEHEFGLISVKAATWGPFVLLNMEQDVDSDTDIVEKEWLGSSSELLSNNGVDSSLSFVCRRDYMIECNWKVFCDNYLDGGYHVPYAHKGLASGLNLDHYSTTIYEKVSIQKCEGGSTERTNDYDRLGSKALYAFVYPNFMINRYGPWMDTNLVLPLGPRKCQVIFDYFIEPSLMDNKDFIERSLKDSERVQVEDVVLCEGVQRGLESPAYDIGRYAPTVENAMHHFHCLLHKSLKK, from the exons ATGGAGATGGCGATGACTGTGATGAATGCGGCAACTCTCCAACCCAAACCTCTTCGACCCAAAGGCCCTTACCTTCTTCCAAACCCAAGAAGAGTCATCAACTTCAAGGCCTCTTCTCTCCACAACCCTCAAGTCTCATCAATCGGAGCTCCAACTCTGGTGGGTCAATTCGACCCAACAATCCCCATAGAGCGAGCCGTAACTCCACCCAGCTCATGGTACACCGATCCTTCCTTTTACTCTCTCGAACTCGACACCCTCTTCTACCGTGGATGGCAGGCCGCAG GATACACTGAACAGATAAAAAATCCAGGGGAGTTTTTCACTTGCAG ATTGGGAAACGCAGAGTTTGTTGTGTGCCGAGATGGTGATGGCAAGCTTCAAGCTTTCCACAATGTATGTCGACATCATGCCTCACTTCTTGCATATGGAAGCGGCCGCAAGTCTTGCTTTGTGTGCCCTTATCAT GGATGGACTTATGGGTTAGACGGCTCACTTCTCAAGGCAACTAGAATAACTGGAATACAAAATTTCAATGAACAT gagtttgggctTATATCGGTGAAAGCAGCTACTTGGGGCCCGTTTGTTCTTCTCAATATGGAGCAGGATGTTGATAGTGATACAGACATAGTGGAAAAGGAATGGCTTGGCAGCTCTTCAGAACTACTGAGTAACAACGGGGTCGATTCCTCATTAAGTTTTGTTTGTAGACGTGATTATATGATTGAATGTAACTGGAAG GTCTTTTGTGACAACTACTTAGATGGCGGATATCATGTTCCTTATGCGCATAAAGGCCTTGCATCTGGTCTTAATCTTGATCATTACTCTACCACA ATATATGAAAAGGTCAGCATTCAAAAGTGTGAAGGTGGCTCGACAGAAAGAACAAATGATTATGATCGGCTTGGATCAAAAGCTCTATATGCTTTTGTTTATCCTAATTTCATGATTAATAG GTATGGACCATGGATGGACACCAATCTAGTACTGCCACTTGGACCAAGGAAATGTCAAGTGATATTTGATTACTTCATTGAACCTTCTCTTATG GATAACAAAGATTTTATAGAGAGAAGTTTGAAAGACAGTGAAAGAGTACAG GTGGAAGATGTCGTGCTATGTGAAGGTGTCCAAAGA